The following DNA comes from Candidatus Neomarinimicrobiota bacterium.
AGCCAGCTTCACGAATAGGAGCAGCTGTTCTTCACCGTTGAGCATGTGCCCCACCGCCAGGGCATCAGCCACCCCCGGCAGGCTTTCCACCACGCGGTAGATTTCCGCCGTGCCGATGCGCACACCGCCAGGGTTGAGGGTGGCGTCCGAGCGGCCGAATATCTTGACGCTGCCATCGGAATATACCGAGATATAATCACCATGCCGCCACACGCCGGGGTAGTGGGCGAAATAGGCTTGCCTGTATTTGCTGCCATCCGGATCGTTCCAAAACTTCACGGGCATGGAGGGGAAGGCCCGAGTGCAGACCAACTCACCCTTTTGTCCTACCACCGCACTGCCGCTGTCGTCGTAGGCCTCCACCTTCATGCCCAGGCCCCGGCACTGCAGCCGCCCCCGCACGACCGGCAAGGTGGGGTTGGCCAGGGCGAAACAGGAGAGAATGTCGGTGCCGCCGGATATGGAACCCAGCAACAGGTCAGGCTTCACCTCGCTGTAGACATAGTCGAAGCTTTCCTCACTGAGGGGGGAGCCGGTAGACAGGATAGCCCGCAGGCGGCTCAGATCGTGCGCCACGGCGGGGCGCTCACCAGCGCCTTCCTGCGCGGAAATATACCTGGCGCTGGTGCCGAACACCGAGATGCCCAGCTCGTCTGCCATGCGCCACAGGGCGTCGGTGTCGGGGTAGACCGGGCTGCCGTCGTAGAGCACCACCGTGGCGCCCACCGCCAGGCTGCTCACCAGCCAGTTCCACATCATCCAGCCGCAGGTGGTGAAATAGAATATCGTGTCGTCAGGCCGCAGGTCGCAGTGCAGCCGCAGCTCCTTCAGGTGTTGGATGAGCGTGCCACCTGCGGAATGGACGATGCTCTTGGGCAGGCCGGTGGTGCCCGAGGTGTACATGATGTAGAGGGGGTGGTCAAAGGGGAGCTGCTCGAAGGCCAGCTCCGGGGCCTCAGCAGGCAGGAACTCATCCCAGTGCACCGCACCGGGGATGTCGGTGAGCTCCGGCCGCCCGGTGTAGCTGACTACCACCACGTGCTCAATAGCCGGCAGCTGGCTGAGGATACCGCGCAGTTTGCCCAGCGAGTCGTGGCGCTTGCCGTTGTAGAAGTATCCGTCGGCGGCGAAGAGCACTTTCGGCTCGATCTGGCCGAAACGGTCCAGCACCCCCGGGATACCGAAATCCGGCGACGATGACGACCACACCGCACCGATAGCCGCCGCCGCCAACATGGCCACCACGGTCTCAGGCAGGTTGGGCATGAATCCGGCCACCCGATCGCCGGGCTGCACGCCGGCCTCGCGCAGAGCCTGCGCCAGGCGGCGCACCTCGGCGGTCAGCTCGGCGTAGGTAAGCGACCGCTGCGCCTGGTCCTCCCCCCGGAAGCGGAGCGCCACCCTGCCACCCCCTGCGCCGGTGCGATCAAGCCCGTGGCGCAGCAGGTTCTCGGCGAAGTTCAGCCGCGCACCCTCAAACCAGCGGGCTCCGGGCATGCGGGTCACGTCATCCACCACCTGCGTATAGGACCGGGAATGGACAATTTCGGCAAAATCCCACACGGCAGCCCAGAAGTCGGGAATGCACTCGATAGACCACTGGTAAAGCTGCGCGTAGTCGGCCAGGGCCAGCCCGTAGCGGGCGTTCACCTGCTCCCGGAAAGCGGTCATCTGGGAGCCGGTGATCTGGTCCGGGGTGGGGGTGTAGAGGGGGTCGTTCAGGGTAGCGAGTTACTTGTTACGAGTTTCGAGTTAGCTCTCAATCTGCGTCTGTTCTTCAAATTTCTGAATGGCAAACCGAATGAAGATGCCCGTCAAGTAGATAAAGTTCTCCGCTTCGGCATCCTCTATAACTGCCTTCGCTTTGGTTTTCTGTGCATGCCTTGCAAATTTATTGGCATAGTCAACATATGCGTTCAACATCACCTTATGCTGATTTGAGAGCCTAAGATTTGCGATGAATTTCTGAGCATTTGTTGATAAGCCCTTGTCATTGTCATTAACCATTTGGGCCGTTGCTTCGAGGGCCTCATACATATCCGTGACGACATCACGGAGTTTTTCCGGTTGCTCACTTGACTCACGATAATGGAGCAATGCCTTCTCAAACGGCTTGTAAATATTATCCAAGCCAGCACGTCTTAGCCATCGAAGCGGTTCATTCACCAAACCCCTATCAAGATTCTCAGCACCCTGGGGCAAAAAGTATCCATTCTCCCACGTTACGGAAAGTGACGTGCCAGTCTCATGTAAGGCATTGATAATTATCTGATTTACTCTGTCGCGATGATCGGCCAAAGAATTGTGACCGGCAAGA
Coding sequences within:
- a CDS encoding acetoacetate--CoA ligase; translation: MNDPLYTPTPDQITGSQMTAFREQVNARYGLALADYAQLYQWSIECIPDFWAAVWDFAEIVHSRSYTQVVDDVTRMPGARWFEGARLNFAENLLRHGLDRTGAGGGRVALRFRGEDQAQRSLTYAELTAEVRRLAQALREAGVQPGDRVAGFMPNLPETVVAMLAAAAIGAVWSSSSPDFGIPGVLDRFGQIEPKVLFAADGYFYNGKRHDSLGKLRGILSQLPAIEHVVVVSYTGRPELTDIPGAVHWDEFLPAEAPELAFEQLPFDHPLYIMYTSGTTGLPKSIVHSAGGTLIQHLKELRLHCDLRPDDTIFYFTTCGWMMWNWLVSSLAVGATVVLYDGSPVYPDTDALWRMADELGISVFGTSARYISAQEGAGERPAVAHDLSRLRAILSTGSPLSEESFDYVYSEVKPDLLLGSISGGTDILSCFALANPTLPVVRGRLQCRGLGMKVEAYDDSGSAVVGQKGELVCTRAFPSMPVKFWNDPDGSKYRQAYFAHYPGVWRHGDYISVYSDGSVKIFGRSDATLNPGGVRIGTAEIYRVVESLPGVADALAVGHMLNGEEQLLLFVKLAGDTVLSVELKQTIRDELRSRCSPRHVPASILAVPDIPYTINGKKVELAVKQILAGGEALNRDALGNPEALDHFRDLELPSG